The following proteins come from a genomic window of Astatotilapia calliptera chromosome 11, fAstCal1.2, whole genome shotgun sequence:
- the dscc1 gene encoding sister chromatid cohesion protein DCC1 produces the protein MRTLEEVRATLQIAKLKEEDLQKTIHCLSFGPNVSSADYCLMELDDTLCKHIEAGQSLVIRGDKDEHAVVCSDDKTYSLKIADTSNLLLFLPGCRTPDQLTDTEDSSHVVHAQIWGFCNSYWELRKQRPRLKKLKRLLMENPYEGPALGGQQENTENRYTMQDLLERIQASEEEIRTHLETIHACQIDGYWRVLDFDYEMKLLGHVTQLVDSESWAFSRVPLQTSLDELAPLEPREMIEHCLNCYGKRYTENGEVFYALNEDKVCWGIALMLLHNAVKFNLKEFQEVWQQSVPEGMSTRLDQLKGIALLDRTSRPETICLLRVEDLPEDTVERFNHLFTLREKWTEEDITPYIQDLCGEKQTTGALLTKYARSSMQNGIKVFNSRRPVAT, from the exons ATGAGGACTTTAGAGGAGGTGCGGGCCACTCTGCAGATCGCCAAACTCAAAGAGGAGGACTTACAGAAAACTATCCACTGTCTGTCCTTTGGGCCAAACGTTTCATCTGCGGACTACTGCCTGATGGAGCTCGACGACACACTCTGCAAACACATCGAGGCTGGCCAAAG TCTAGTGATTCGGGGCGATAAAGACGAACATGCAGTGGTTTGTAGCGACGACAAGACCTACAGTCTAAAAATAGCTGACACAtccaacctgctgctgtttcttcCTGGATGCAGAACACCAGACCAGCTGACCGACACCGAGGACAGCTCTCACGTTGTGCACGCTCAG ATATGGGGGTTTTGTAACAGCTACTGGGAACTGAGGAAACAGCGACCAAGACTGAAGAAGCTAAAGAGGCTTTTAATGGAAAATCCTTACGAAGGACCTGCGTTAGGAGGGCAGCAGGAGAATACAGAGAACAGG TACACAATGCAGGATCTGCTGGAGAGGATTCAGGCCAGTGAAGAGGAGATAAGGACACACTTAGAGACCATCCATGCCTGTCAGATAGATG gataCTGGCGCGTTCTGGACTTTGACTATGAGATGAAGCTGCTTGGTCATGTGACTCAGCTGGTGGACTCTGAGTCTTGGGCCTTCAGCAGGGTTCCCCTTCAGACCAGTTTAGATGAGCTGGCCCCACTCGAGCCCAG AGAGATGATCGAGCACTGTTTGAACTGCTATGGGAAACGCTATACTGAAAATG GTGAAGTGTTTTATGCACTAAATGAGGACAAAGTCTGTTGGGGTATCGCACTGATGCTGCTGCACAATGCTGTCAAGTTCAACCTGAAGGAGTTTCAGGAGGTCTGGCAGCAGAGCGTCCCAGAGGGCATGAGTACAAGACTGGACCAGCTAAAG GGCATTGCCCTGTTGGACCGCACCTCCCGCCCAGAGACCATCTGCCTGCTGCGTGTGGAGGACCTCCCAGAGGACACGGTGGAACGCTTTAACCACCTTTTTACACTCCGAGAGAAATGGACAGAGGAGGATATAACACCATACATACA AGATCTGTGTGGAGAGAAACAGACCACCGGAGCCCTCCTGACCAAATACGCTCGGTCTTCAATGCAAAATGGGATCAAGGTTTTCAACTCCAGAAGGCCCGTGGCTACGTGA